A genomic region of Bernardetia sp. ABR2-2B contains the following coding sequences:
- the odhB gene encoding 2-oxoglutarate dehydrogenase complex dihydrolipoyllysine-residue succinyltransferase gives MAKEMKIPTVGESITEVVIANWLVEDGDHVEMDDLICELESDKATFEVPAEADGVIRLKAEAGDTLEIGALLCVIEEGEGGSTDKEEKTNTETKAEAKSEKKEESSQKTETFIMKIPTVGESISEVVLANWLVEDGEEVELDDPICELESDKANFEVPAEKAGKVFHIAEAGATLAIGDDFAKIEMGGNGSSSSSSSDSSGAENAPNSDMYSSKDSTYATGHASPAAAKILSEKGISPEEVKGTGRDGRITKEDAQNAKKSAPSQPKAPASSSKKDGKAPASAENTQQGSRSTNTERMSSLRKTIAKRLVAAKNQTAMLTTFNEVDMSAVMEMRKKYKDQFKEKNEVGLGFMSFFTKAVTMALMENPGINAQITGEKEDEILYHNYADVSIAVSSPRGLVVPVIRNAEQLSFAGVEKEVVRLAVKARDGKLTIDEMTGGTFTITNGGIFGSMLSTPIINAPQSAILGLHNIVQRPVAIDGKVEIRPIMYVALSYDHRIVDGKESVTFLYRIKELIEDPSRLLLGV, from the coding sequence ATGGCAAAAGAAATGAAAATACCTACAGTCGGCGAATCTATTACCGAAGTAGTAATCGCAAACTGGCTTGTAGAAGATGGCGACCACGTAGAAATGGACGACCTTATCTGTGAATTAGAATCTGATAAAGCAACTTTTGAAGTTCCTGCCGAAGCTGATGGTGTCATCAGACTTAAAGCAGAAGCTGGCGATACGTTAGAAATAGGTGCGCTTCTTTGTGTAATCGAAGAAGGAGAAGGTGGAAGCACAGATAAAGAAGAAAAAACTAACACTGAAACTAAAGCAGAAGCAAAATCAGAGAAAAAAGAAGAATCTTCTCAAAAAACGGAAACTTTCATCATGAAAATTCCAACAGTAGGAGAATCTATTTCGGAAGTAGTATTGGCAAACTGGCTTGTAGAAGATGGAGAAGAAGTAGAATTAGATGACCCAATTTGTGAATTAGAGTCTGATAAGGCTAACTTTGAAGTTCCTGCCGAAAAAGCAGGTAAAGTATTTCATATAGCAGAAGCAGGTGCTACACTTGCTATCGGAGATGATTTTGCTAAAATTGAAATGGGAGGAAATGGTTCTAGTAGCTCGTCTAGCTCTGATTCTTCAGGCGCAGAAAACGCTCCAAATAGCGATATGTATTCTAGTAAAGATTCTACCTATGCAACAGGACATGCTTCTCCAGCAGCAGCCAAAATACTATCTGAAAAAGGAATTAGCCCAGAAGAAGTAAAAGGAACAGGAAGAGATGGAAGAATAACAAAGGAAGATGCTCAGAATGCTAAAAAATCTGCACCTTCTCAACCAAAAGCTCCTGCTTCTTCATCTAAAAAAGACGGTAAAGCACCAGCAAGTGCTGAAAACACACAGCAAGGAAGCCGTAGTACAAATACAGAGCGTATGTCTTCGCTTCGTAAGACGATTGCAAAACGTTTAGTAGCTGCCAAAAATCAGACAGCAATGCTTACTACTTTTAATGAAGTAGATATGTCGGCTGTGATGGAAATGCGTAAGAAATATAAAGACCAATTTAAAGAGAAAAATGAAGTTGGTCTAGGCTTTATGTCTTTCTTTACAAAGGCTGTAACGATGGCACTTATGGAAAACCCAGGGATAAATGCTCAAATTACAGGCGAAAAAGAAGATGAAATTTTGTATCACAATTATGCTGATGTTTCAATTGCAGTCTCTTCTCCTCGTGGTTTGGTTGTGCCTGTTATCAGAAATGCAGAGCAGCTTTCTTTTGCAGGTGTAGAAAAAGAAGTTGTCCGTTTGGCTGTAAAAGCTAGAGATGGAAAACTGACCATTGATGAAATGACAGGTGGAACGTTTACGATTACCAATGGTGGTATTTTTGGTTCTATGCTTTCTACTCCAATCATTAATGCTCCTCAATCTGCTATCTTAGGACTTCATAATATTGTTCAACGCCCAGTAGCGATTGATGGAAAAGTAGAGATTCGTCCGATTATGTATGTTGCTCTTTCTTATGACCACAGAATTGTAGATGGAAAAGAATCTGTAACATTCTTATACAGAATTAAAGAATTGATTGAAGACCCTTCAAGATTACTTTTGGGAGTTTAA